The following nucleotide sequence is from Ferruginibacter lapsinanis.
CAAGTCATTTTTACTCATTTTTACTAAAATTATTTAGTATGAAATGGTTGTTATTTTTTGTGCCTTGTTTATTTCAAGGAATAGTTGTTGCACAAAACAAAGAAGAGATTAAAGTAATATCGACTGATTCTCTTAAAAAATACAAGATCGGTGTGTCAAAGGATAGCACTAAAATATATTATGTTAAAAAAGGGGCGGTTTATTCGGACAAAATGAGTGCCTGGGAAAAGGTAGGGTTCTTTGCAGATATGCTGTATGAAAAATACACCATATTGAGTTGGGGGTTGATGATACTGGCAGGGCTTTGGCTGTTGAATGGAATTGGTAAGTGCTGGAGCTGGTTAAAAGACAGGGTATAAAAAACAGTGTATTGAATAATTGTTTCCTTGGTTAAGCCGACTTGTTACAAAAAAATTATCTTTGCACTTCAAAAAAAATAACCATGAGTAAAGGTCCTGTTTCACAATACATTGAACATCATTACCGTCACTTTAATGCAGCTGCTTTAATGGATGCTGCAAAAGGGTATGTAACCCATTTAGAAGAAGGTGGTAAAATGATGATTACACTTGCAGGTGCTATGAGTACAGCAGAGTTGGGGTTAAGTTTGGCCGAAATGATCCGTCAGGATAAAGTAGCCATCATCAGTTGTACCGGCGCTAATCTGGAAGAAGATATCATGAACCTGGTAGCGCATAGTCACTATAAGAGAGTGCCTAATTACAGAGATCTGTCTCCGCAAGAGGAATGGGATCTGTTAGAAAATCATTACAATCGTGTTACAGATACTTGTATTCCGGAAGAAGAAGCTTTCAGAAGACTACAGCAGCATATTCATAAATTATGGAAAGAAGCAGATGACAAAGGAGAAAGATATTTTCCACATGAGTACATGTACAAAATGTTGTTGAGCGGCGTGCTGGAGCAATATTATGAAATCGATCCAAAGAATAGCTGGATGCTGGCAGCGGCTGAAAAGAATATTCCCATTGTTGTTCCTGGTTGGGAAGATAGTACCATGGGCAATATTTTTGCATCGTACATCATCAAAAATGAAATGAAAGCTACCACTATGAAAAGTGGAATTGAATACATGGTGTGGCTGGCAGATTGGTATAGAAATAATTCATCCGGTAAGGGCGTAGGGTTCTTCCAGATAGGCGGTGGTATTGCCGGAGATTTTCCGATTTGTGTTGTGCCGATGATGTACCAGGATCTGGAGTGGCATGATGTTCCTTTCTGGAGTTATTTCTGTCAGATAAGTGATAGTACTACTTCTTATGGTTCATACAGCGGAGCTGTACCAAATGAGAAAATTACCTGGGGTAAATTAGATATACATACACCAAAGTTTATTGTTGAAAGTGATGCTACAATTGTAGCGCCGCTGATATTTGCGTGGGTGTTGGGGTGGTAATGCAATTTATTTAACACGATTACAAATGAAAAAAGCACAGATATAAACTCTGTGCTTTTTTCGTTTGTTGTATGGATAAAATTGATTAGGTTTATAGTACCTTCTCCGACTGTAATTCCAATTTTAATCATCTAAAATTATAATTGCGTATGACAAAAAATCTACTCTTACTTTTTTTTATCGTTTTACTTTTTACGGGATCTGCCAATGCTCAGTATGTGAATATTCCGGATTATCTTTTTAGAAGCCTACTTAAAGCAAAATATCCATCTTGTTTCAATAGTAGCGACATGATGGATACAACCTGCAGTAGCATTTTAAGTGAAACAGAACTTGATGTCGATAACTTTGATGCAATTTTTGACATCGAGGGAATACAGTATTTTAAGGCACTGAAGATATTACATTGCGGAAATAACAGGATTCAGCATATATCAGTGCTGCCAGAAACATTAACTTATTTAGACTGCCATAAAAACCGATTGGTGAGTTTGTCTGAATTGCCAAGTGGCTTGGGGTATCTGGATTGTTCAAATAATCTTTTGTCTGAATTGCCCGTATTTGGGAAAGCGTTGTATGAGCTAAAGTGCTACCAAAATGATCTACATTGCTTGCCAGCATTGCCACAAAGTCTTCAAACTGTTTCTTTAGACACTTCATACATTCATTGTGTGCCCAATGTGACTGATGCTAATTTTTTTCACCAAAAAATATTGTATGGAAGTCAGAATTATGTGCCAATGCAAGTATGTAGTTCAGGTAACAATATAAATGATTGTGATGTCCCTTCTTCATTATCAGGAAGGGTATTCTATGACAATAATACGAATGGGCTATTTGATGCAGGAGATTGTTCTAAAGCTGACTTTCAAATTAAACTGGCAAATATCTCCCCAATAAATAACGATAGTAGCATCGCTACTCAAAGAGGCTTTTATCTTTTAATGCCGAAAGTTGCAGAAAATTATACTATTAGTACTGATGCTCCACCACAGTATTATAAAGTTGTGCCGGCATCTGCAAATGTGGATTTTACAAATCCCGGGACGACTCTTGTTCAGAATTTTGCATTGCAATCAAACTTAGATAACCCTGATAGTCTTTTTATAACAGGAAATGGAGGATTTACATTAGGAGGTTTTTATAATCCAATGCTTTTTCCCAGTCAAAACAGTTGGTATGAAACTGGTTCTATAACTCTTGAGTATGAAAACAGAGGAACTACAACGATTTCTCCAACTATTACACTTAATTATGATAGTAGTTTGATACGATATACCTTTTCGTCAAATGCCGGCGTGGTTGATAATGGGAAGACATTAATTTTAAATGAATCAAATTTAGCACCGGGTGAACATAAAGCAATAATACTATATTTTTCAAAAGATGCAACTACAGGAAACCCTAGTTTAGGAGGAGCGATTTGGAACTTTGTTACAATAGCAAGTATTGTTAATAATGGTATGGGGAATGTTATTGCAATCAATAATCAAGTTATAGGGTTACTGCCTCTTAAACTAGCAACATTTACTGCATTAATAAGCATTGATAATAGTGCGTTGTTATCATGGAATACCAACGACGAGATTAATGCCAACAGTTTTATTATAGAACAAAGTACGGATGGAGTAAATTTTAATTATATAGCCTCGGTATCTGCAAAAAAGCAGAGTAATAATTCTTACAATTACAAAACAGATGCTCTTGCAACAAATGCAATAACTTATTTCCGTTTAAAAATGATTGATACTGATGGTAAATTTACTTATTCAAGTATTATTAAAGTCAGTATACCGACAGATACAAAATCAACAATAGCTGTATTTCCTAACCCTGCAAGCCAGTGGATAAAAATCCAAACAGCCAATAACGGAGCAGGAAATAATTGGGTAAGATTGCTTAATAGCCAGGGTGTTTTAGTAAAAAAATTATTACTTCAACAAGGTACTCAAACTATGGATCTACGTAGTTTGACCGCCGGTGTATATTATTTACAAACACCATTCGGGGCTAAAAA
It contains:
- a CDS encoding deoxyhypusine synthase family protein, which translates into the protein MSKGPVSQYIEHHYRHFNAAALMDAAKGYVTHLEEGGKMMITLAGAMSTAELGLSLAEMIRQDKVAIISCTGANLEEDIMNLVAHSHYKRVPNYRDLSPQEEWDLLENHYNRVTDTCIPEEEAFRRLQQHIHKLWKEADDKGERYFPHEYMYKMLLSGVLEQYYEIDPKNSWMLAAAEKNIPIVVPGWEDSTMGNIFASYIIKNEMKATTMKSGIEYMVWLADWYRNNSSGKGVGFFQIGGGIAGDFPICVVPMMYQDLEWHDVPFWSYFCQISDSTTSYGSYSGAVPNEKITWGKLDIHTPKFIVESDATIVAPLIFAWVLGW
- a CDS encoding T9SS type A sorting domain-containing protein, with the translated sequence MTKNLLLLFFIVLLFTGSANAQYVNIPDYLFRSLLKAKYPSCFNSSDMMDTTCSSILSETELDVDNFDAIFDIEGIQYFKALKILHCGNNRIQHISVLPETLTYLDCHKNRLVSLSELPSGLGYLDCSNNLLSELPVFGKALYELKCYQNDLHCLPALPQSLQTVSLDTSYIHCVPNVTDANFFHQKILYGSQNYVPMQVCSSGNNINDCDVPSSLSGRVFYDNNTNGLFDAGDCSKADFQIKLANISPINNDSSIATQRGFYLLMPKVAENYTISTDAPPQYYKVVPASANVDFTNPGTTLVQNFALQSNLDNPDSLFITGNGGFTLGGFYNPMLFPSQNSWYETGSITLEYENRGTTTISPTITLNYDSSLIRYTFSSNAGVVDNGKTLILNESNLAPGEHKAIILYFSKDATTGNPSLGGAIWNFVTIASIVNNGMGNVIAINNQVIGLLPLKLATFTALISIDNSALLSWNTNDEINANSFIIEQSTDGVNFNYIASVSAKKQSNNSYNYKTDALATNAITYFRLKMIDTDGKFTYSSIIKVSIPTDTKSTIAVFPNPASQWIKIQTANNGAGNNWVRLLNSQGVLVKKLLLQQGTQTMDLRSLTAGVYYLQTPFGAKKVMIVK